The stretch of DNA CCTGGGAACACCGAATCGAGGTTTGATAGCTATGCGCCCTTTGTTGTCGATGTATCCCACCTGTTTGTTCACCCGAACGGCGGCAAGCCCTTCGCTGAACGCCCAGGCGTAATGGTATTGGTTTTTGACGACCCATCGCCCGCCTTTGTCGATGTAGCCCCAGCGGTTTTTCAGCTTGGCCGCGGCCAAATTCTCACGGAAGGGACCTGCGGCCTCAAAAGCGAAGGGAATAACCACAGTCCCGCGCCTGTCGATATAACCCCATTTGTCTCCAGACGCGACGGCCGCCAGATCCTCCGAGAAATCGCCCGCATCTTGGAAACCCACGGCGAAAGCCAACTGACCCTCCGCATCAAGGTAATACCTTTTGCCCCTGTACCCGACAACAGCCAGTCTTTCGGAAAAGGACCGGGCTTCCTCAAAAGCGATTCCGAACAGAGGCATGATCTTCCGCCCCAAATATCCCCAACGTCCGTTGGCGTCTCGGACGTGGCCTAACCCCTCGGAAAAAGGCCATGTCTCCAGATAAATAGGATCCGCGGCCCATGCGCCCTTGCGATCGATATATCCCCAGCGATCCAGGAAACGCGCGCTGGCAACGCCCTCGGAAAAACTCATCGCGTCGTCAAAGACGGCGTCGATCTCTAGTTTCCCAGAGGTGGCGATATATCCCCATTTTTGTCCTTTCCGCACGGCGGCAAGTCCTTCGCCGAAACTCCGCACAGCATCGTAAAAGGGCTGCACCGCCCACCGGCCATTATGGTCCACAAATCCCCAGTGCCCCGCGGAGGCCACGCCGGCCAGTCCACCCGAGAAGACGTATCCATGAAAAACGGCGTCGTAACTGGGAGCGACGATCCATTGCCCATCCAGGCCGATGAAGCCGATCTTGTCATTGGTGCGCATCATCGCCCGATCTTCTACAAAAGGCCATGCTTCCTGGTGCCAGGGGGGGACGATCCAGTCTCCTCTCTTGTCGATGAACCCATGCCCCCCTGCGACCACCACCGCGGCCCGTCCTTGATAAAACTCTCCAGCCACGTCGAAGCTGGCCGGTATTGTCGGCTTTCCCTTGGAGTCCACGTAGCCCCATTTGTCCATGAAGCGCACAGCAGCAAGCCCCTCGTTGAAGGGAGCCGCCGCTTCATAATCGGGACTCACGAGAAAAGCTCCCTCACGGTCGATGAAACCCCATCCCGATTTCTCCTGAACCGGCGCCGCTCCTTCCCGAAAGGGCATGGCCGCAAGCAGCCGGGGCGGCACGATCCATTTTCCTCTGGGGTCGATGTACCCCCACAGGCCATTGACCTTCACAGCCGCGAGACCCTCCGAAAACCGCGTTACCTGATCGTACACGGGAGATATCAGCCACTCCAGATCTGAGGCCCTCGCCTCCCATTCCCAAAAGAGGATTTTCCAGAGAAGAAAAAACAGTAACAGGATCCGCGAAACAGCCCAGATTTTTTTCGTCATTTTCATTTATTTTGTCTCTTTTATCTTGTCTCTTTATCGGAGTTCATTGCGGCATCTTACGCCGGCTTTGGGGCAGATGGTCTGGGGAAGCCGCGTTCCACAGCGTGTAGAATCCCTCTCCGTCGGGTTCCTCCGCGGCGCCCAGAAACTCCAGAACCGCTTTGCCCGCTTGACGCGCCTTCCACAGTTCATTCGGAGATAAACCGGCGTGATTGAACCGAGGGCTTGTCCCGGCGTAGACCGTTTCGATCAAAAATTTTCCTTTGGGGCGGGTGGTCGAGACCCAGATGGGGGCCACGGAAACGTGAGAGATGCGCGCCTGTTCCCCATGTTTTTTTTCCACGTCCACCGCCAGGATAGCGCTTCTTTCGCGGGGTATTATTCGTTGGTACGAGATGAAATTACCCAGAGAATAAGCTGTGAGGCTGTAGCCGCGGTCCGAGGAGGTGATCTCCATAGGCTGAAGTACGTGAGGATGTGTTCCAATCACGATGTGCGCGCCCCTTTCCACACTGAAGGCAGCCGCCTCTCGCTGGCGTTTTGTGGGGATAAACTGGTATTCGTTCCCCCAGTGGAAACAAGCCACAACAATGTCGGGACTGGACTCCCACGCTTGGGCAAGTCCCGACTCCACCGAGGCGTTGGAAATAAGGTTCAGACGGACATCGCCTGACGCCAAAACATCGCCGGAGGTCAAGGCTTCGCTAGAGCTCAAGGCTTCACTGGATGCCACAGCATGGTTACTGCCGTAGCTGTAGTTGACGAAAGCCCAGCGAAATCCCGCATATTCCACAAAGAGGG from Synergistaceae bacterium encodes:
- a CDS encoding WG repeat-containing protein, whose translation is MKMTKKIWAVSRILLLFFLLWKILFWEWEARASDLEWLISPVYDQVTRFSEGLAAVKVNGLWGYIDPRGKWIVPPRLLAAMPFREGAAPVQEKSGWGFIDREGAFLVSPDYEAAAPFNEGLAAVRFMDKWGYVDSKGKPTIPASFDVAGEFYQGRAAVVVAGGHGFIDKRGDWIVPPWHQEAWPFVEDRAMMRTNDKIGFIGLDGQWIVAPSYDAVFHGYVFSGGLAGVASAGHWGFVDHNGRWAVQPFYDAVRSFGEGLAAVRKGQKWGYIATSGKLEIDAVFDDAMSFSEGVASARFLDRWGYIDRKGAWAADPIYLETWPFSEGLGHVRDANGRWGYLGRKIMPLFGIAFEEARSFSERLAVVGYRGKRYYLDAEGQLAFAVGFQDAGDFSEDLAAVASGDKWGYIDRRGTVVIPFAFEAAGPFRENLAAAKLKNRWGYIDKGGRWVVKNQYHYAWAFSEGLAAVRVNKQVGYIDNKGRIAIKPRFGVPRLEAEIGSFSEGLAAVLIGGKTGFIDRRGRTVIKAAFAPWRTVAPRFALGMARVEAESGGGRYVNRDGKIWDLYSGSQNSGSQNTIDNAETTGEEIVPFESLSGGWGYANERGETVIPPIFDAALPFREEKAAVQRNKRWWYIARPRH
- a CDS encoding CapA family protein — translated: MEYTKAHFGYNQLMYDQLIENASEVKILEKERSECGAGSRWIWIWKNPRYVSMWGLLLCFLWEMAAWAQETRECRARLVFVGDIMVHKEQIQGALKGNVWNFTHQFRRVKPLFQNAFVVGNLETVFAGEKRGFAGYPSFNTPDELTDALSDLGVDLVTLANNHILDRGLTGAARTITVLDSADILWTGLGRGEVKPNEPLFVEYAGFRWAFVNYSYGSNHAVASSEALSSSEALTSGDVLASGDVRLNLISNASVESGLAQAWESSPDIVVACFHWGNEYQFIPTKRQREAAAFSVERGAHIVIGTHPHVLQPMEITSSDRGYSLTAYSLGNFISYQRIIPRERSAILAVDVEKKHGEQARISHVSVAPIWVSTTRPKGKFLIETVYAGTSPRFNHAGLSPNELWKARQAGKAVLEFLGAAEEPDGEGFYTLWNAASPDHLPQSRRKMPQ